In Homo sapiens chromosome 11, GRCh38.p14 Primary Assembly, one DNA window encodes the following:
- the VPS26B gene encoding vacuolar protein sorting-associated protein 26B has product MSFFGFGQSVEVEILLNDAESRKRAEHKTEDGKKEKYFLFYDGETVSGKVSLALKNPNKRLEHQGIKIEFIGQIELYYDRGNHHEFVSLVKDLARPGEITQSQAFDFEFTHVEKPYESYTGQNVKLRYFLRATISRRLNDVVKEMDIVVHTLSTYPELNSSIKMEVGIEDCLHIEFEYNKSKYHLKDVIVGKIYFLLVRIKIKHMEIDIIKRETTGTGPNVYHENDTIAKYEIMDGAPVRGESIPIRLFLAGYELTPTMRDINKKFSVRYYLNLVLIDEEERRYFKQQEVVLWRKGDIVRKSMSHQAAIASQRFEGTTSLGEVRTPSQLSDNNCRQ; this is encoded by the exons ATGAGCTTCTTCGGCTTCGGGCAGAGCGTGGAGGTGGAAATCCTTCTGAACGATGCAGAGAGTAGGAAGCGGGCCGAGCACAAGACGGAGGACGGGAAGAAGGAGAAATATTTCCTCTTCTACGACGGGGAGACGGTCTCCGGGAAGGTGAGCCTTGCCCTCAAGAACCCCAACAAGCGGCTGGAGCACCAGGGCATCAAGATCGAGTTCATCGGGCAGATCG AACTCTACTACGATCGCGGGAACCACCATGAGTTTGTGTCCCTGGTGAAGGACCTGGCCCGGCCTGGAGAGATCACCCAGTCGCAGGCCTTCGACTTTGAGTTTACCCACGTGGAGAAGCCGTATGAGTCCTACACAGGGCAGAATGTGAAGCTACG CTATTTCCTTCGTGCTACCATCAGCCGCCGCCTCAATGATGTTGTCAAAGAGATGGACATTGTAGTTCACACACTCAGCACATACCCAGAGCTGAACTCTTCCATCAAGATGGAGGTTGGGATTGAGGACTGTCTGCACATTGAATTTGAGTACAATAAATCCAA ATACCACTTGAAAGATGTCATTGTAGGGAAGATATACTTCCTGCTGGTGAGAATCAAAATCAAGCACATGGAGATAGACATCATCAAGCGAGAAACGACGGGTACAGGCCCCAACGTGTACCATGAGAATGACACGATAGCCAAGTACGAGATCATGGACGGGGCACCAGTGCGAG GAGAGTCCATCCCGATCCGGCTCTTCCTGGCCGGGTATGAGCTCACGCCCACCATGCGGGACATCAACAAGAAGTTCTCTGTGCGCTATTACCTCAACCTGGTGCTGATAGACGAGGAGGAGCGGCGCTACTTCAAGCAGCAG GAAGTGGTGTTGTGGCGGAAGGGTGACATCGTACGGAAGAGCATGTCCCACCAGGCGGCCATCGCCTCACAGCGCTTTGAGGGCACCACCTCCCTGGGTGAGGTGCGGACCCCCAGCCAGCTGTCTGACAACAACTGCAGGCAGTAG
- the VPS26B gene encoding vacuolar protein sorting-associated protein 26B isoform X1 yields the protein MSFFGFGQSVEVEILLNDAESRKRAEHKTEDGKKEKYFLFYDGETVSGKVSLALKNPNKRLEHQGIKIEFIGQIELYYDRGNHHEFVSLVKDLARPGEITQSQAFDFEFTHVEKPYESYTGQNVKLRYFLRATISRRLNDVVKEMDIVVHTLSTYPELNSSIKMEVGIEDCLHIEFEYNKSNFSCFPLLLRTISEYHSIIMCSLHLCLQKSKRRNQILAMICCFLPELK from the exons ATGAGCTTCTTCGGCTTCGGGCAGAGCGTGGAGGTGGAAATCCTTCTGAACGATGCAGAGAGTAGGAAGCGGGCCGAGCACAAGACGGAGGACGGGAAGAAGGAGAAATATTTCCTCTTCTACGACGGGGAGACGGTCTCCGGGAAGGTGAGCCTTGCCCTCAAGAACCCCAACAAGCGGCTGGAGCACCAGGGCATCAAGATCGAGTTCATCGGGCAGATCG AACTCTACTACGATCGCGGGAACCACCATGAGTTTGTGTCCCTGGTGAAGGACCTGGCCCGGCCTGGAGAGATCACCCAGTCGCAGGCCTTCGACTTTGAGTTTACCCACGTGGAGAAGCCGTATGAGTCCTACACAGGGCAGAATGTGAAGCTACG CTATTTCCTTCGTGCTACCATCAGCCGCCGCCTCAATGATGTTGTCAAAGAGATGGACATTGTAGTTCACACACTCAGCACATACCCAGAGCTGAACTCTTCCATCAAGATGGAGGTTGGGATTGAGGACTGTCTGCACATTGAATTTGAGTACAATAAATCCAA CTTCAGCTGTTTCCCGCTACTGCTAAGAACAATCTCAGAATACCATTCCATTATCATGTGCTCCCTCCATCTGTGTCTTCAGAAATCAAAGCGACGAAACCAAATATTGGCCATGATTTGCTGCTTCCTCCCTGAACTAAAATGA
- the THYN1 gene encoding thymocyte nuclear protein 1 isoform 1 (isoform 1 is encoded by transcript variant 3): MSRPRKRLAGTSGSDKGLSGKRTKTENSGEALAKVEDSNPQKTSATKNCLKNLSSHWLMKSEPESRLEKGVDVKFSIEDLKAQPKQTTCWDGVRNYQARNFLRAMKLGEEAFFYHSNCKEPGIAGLMKIVKEAYPDHTQFEKNNPHYDPSSKEDNPKWSMVDVQFVRMMKRFIPLAELKSYHQAHKATGGPLKNMVLFTRQRLSIQPLTQEEFDFVLSLEEKEPS, from the exons ACAAGGGACTATCAGGAAAACGCACCAAAACTGAGAACTCAGGTGAGGCATTAGCTAAAGTGGAGGACTCCAACCCTCAGAAGACTTCAGCCACTAAAAACTGTTTGAAGAATCTAAGCAGCCACTGGCTGATGAAGTCAGAGCCAGAGAGCCGCCTAGAGAAAGGTGTAGATGTGAAG TTCAGCATTGAGGATCTCAAAGCACAGCCCAAACAGACAACATGCTGGGATGGTGTTCGTAACTACCAG GCTCGGAACTTCCTTAGAGCCATGAAGCTGGGAGAAGAAGCCTTCTTCTACCATAGCAACTGCAAAGAGCCAGGCATCGCAGGACTCATGAAG aTCGTGAAAGAGGCTTACCCAGACCACACACAGTTTGAGAAAAACAATCCCCATTATGACCCATCTAGCAAAGAGGACAACCCTAAGTGGTCCATG GTGGATGTACAGTTTGTTCGGATGATGAAACGTTTCATTCCCCTGGCTGAGCTCAAATCCTATCATCAAGCTCACAAAGCTACTGGTGGCCCCTTAAAAAATATGGTTCTCTTCACTCGCCAGAGATTATCAATCCAGCCCCTGACCCAGG aagagtttgattttgttttgagcCTGGAGGAAAAGGAACCAAGTTAA
- the THYN1 gene encoding thymocyte nuclear protein 1 isoform 2 (isoform 2 is encoded by transcript variant 4), with translation MSRPRKRLAGTSGSDKGLSGKRTKTENSGEALAKVEDSNPQKTSATKNCLKNLSSHWLMKSEPESRLEKGVDVKFSIEDLKAQPKQTTCWDGVRNYQARNFLRAMKLGEEAFFYHSNCKEPGIAGLMKIVKEAYPDHTQFEKNNPHYDPSSKEDNPKWSMKSLILF, from the exons ACAAGGGACTATCAGGAAAACGCACCAAAACTGAGAACTCAGGTGAGGCATTAGCTAAAGTGGAGGACTCCAACCCTCAGAAGACTTCAGCCACTAAAAACTGTTTGAAGAATCTAAGCAGCCACTGGCTGATGAAGTCAGAGCCAGAGAGCCGCCTAGAGAAAGGTGTAGATGTGAAG TTCAGCATTGAGGATCTCAAAGCACAGCCCAAACAGACAACATGCTGGGATGGTGTTCGTAACTACCAG GCTCGGAACTTCCTTAGAGCCATGAAGCTGGGAGAAGAAGCCTTCTTCTACCATAGCAACTGCAAAGAGCCAGGCATCGCAGGACTCATGAAG aTCGTGAAAGAGGCTTACCCAGACCACACACAGTTTGAGAAAAACAATCCCCATTATGACCCATCTAGCAAAGAGGACAACCCTAAGTGGTCCATG aagagtttgattttgttttga